Genomic window (Mesorhizobium sp. M4B.F.Ca.ET.058.02.1.1):
GCGCAGCATCGCGAATTCGGCCAGCAGCCGGTGCAGCGTGGCGCCGTTGGCCGGCAGGTTGTCGCAGCAAAGCACGGTGAAGGGCGGCGTGCCGGCGGCGCGGCGGCGGGCCAGCGCTTCCGTGAGGAAACCATGCGCCGTGCGCGGCGATCCCGGATTGGCCAGATCGTGGACGATGTCGGGGTGGGTTTCGTCGAGCCGGCCGTCGGCTGCCCTCAGATAGGCCTTTTCGGTGATGGTCAGCGTGACGATGCGGGTGCGCGGGTCGATAAGCGCCGCCAGCACCGCGCCTGGGTCCTCGGGCGCCACCAGCATCGACTGGATCGAGCCGATGACGCGCAGGCTCTCGCCGCCGCTGTCGCGGATCGCCAGCGCGTAGAGCCCGTCCTGTGGCGCCAGCGCATCGCGCGTGTCGGCGCTGCGCAGCGAGACGCCGACAATGCCCCAGTCACGCTCTCCCGCCGCCAGGCAGTCGTCGACATAGGCGGCCTGATGGGCGCGGTGGAAGGCGCCGACGCCGAGATGGACAATGCCCCCCGCGATGTCGTCCCGATCGTAGGCGGGAACCGAAACCTGATTTGGCAAGGACCGCAGCGTCCCATCGGAGAGGCGGTCGTGGGTCATGGCACCAAACACGCTGAGAGGTTTCGGCGGAGCGGCATTTTGATGTCCCGTGCGATGGATCCGATGCGGGGTATCATCTGTTCCCCGCTGCCGCAAGCAGGCTCAGGAACGCCGTTCGCGTTGACATCACTCCTGTCCGACCATACCGGTACTCCCTCCTGGAGGAGCCGTTATGTCCACGATCACGCTGACCGATCCGGATCTGCTGTTCCCCTCCGAGGCGGATGCGCGCGCTTGCCAGCGCGCTTTACGCCGGCGTGGAAAAGCTGCCCATCGTCAGCCCGCGCGGTCATACACAGGCGAACTGGCTTTTGCGCTGCTTGGACGCGATCACGGAGGCACGGCGTCATCGATGACAGACAAATGTTGGATATCATGAGCAGGAAAGGGCCCGATCTTTCCGCCTTCAGCCTCGCTAGCAAACGCATCCTGGTCACCGGCGCCAATACCGGCATCGGCCAGGGCATCGCGGTGTCGGTCGCGCGTGCCGGCGGCACAGTGATCGGCGTCGGCCGCTCGGCGATGGATGAGACCGCCGAAAGGATAGAGGCGGCCGGCGGGAGCATCGAGGCGGTGCGCTGCGAGCTTGCCGACTCGACGGCCGCGCAGGCGATGCTCGATCGGGTCTGGCGCGACAGCGGACCGCTCGACGGCCTGGTCAACAATGCAGGTATCATAAGGCGAGCCGATGCGGTCGAGCTGACCGAGGCCGACTGGGACGACGTCATCGACGTCAATCTGAAGACGGTGTTCATGCTCGGCCAAGGCTTTGCCCGGCATGTGCTTGCCGAACCCGGGCGGCGCGGCAAGATCGTCA
Coding sequences:
- the kduD gene encoding 2-dehydro-3-deoxy-D-gluconate 5-dehydrogenase KduD, coding for MSRKGPDLSAFSLASKRILVTGANTGIGQGIAVSVARAGGTVIGVGRSAMDETAERIEAAGGSIEAVRCELADSTAAQAMLDRVWRDSGPLDGLVNNAGIIRRADAVELTEADWDDVIDVNLKTVFMLGQGFARHVLAEPGRRGKIVNIASVLSFQGGIRVASYTASKHGVLGITRLLACEWAQKGINVNAIAPGYIETNNTEALRADPDRRASIMARIPAGRWGRPEDMGDAAVFLLAPASDYMHGAVVPVDGGWLAR